ACGCGTGATGGACGCCCTGCCCACGCTGGCCGTGATCGGCATCGGCCGCATCAGCCGCCCCATGGTGGTGCGCCTGCGCCGGGCAGGGCACAGCGTGACCGTGACCAACCGGACCCGGGCCCGCGCCCTCGACGTCGCGGCAGAGACCGGCGCCCGCGTGCTCGGCACCCCGCGCGAGGCGGCCACCTCCGCCGACATCGTCATCGTCTGTCTGACCGACGACACGGCGGTGGGCGAGGTCTATCACGGGCCCGACGGCATCCTCGCCGGGGTACGCCCGGGAACAACCGTCCTGGAGACCAGCACCATCGCCCCGCAGACGGTCAGGACCCTGGCACCGCTGGTTCGCGAACGCGGCGCCACTCTCCTCGGCACACCGGTGTCCGGCTCCGTCGAACTCGCCACACGGGGCGAACTCACCTTCCTGGTCGGCGGCCCCGAAGAAGCACTCGACCAGGTACGCCCCGTCATGGACGTCCTGGCCACCCGCGTCCTCCACTTCGGGGAATCGGGCAACGGCAACATCGTGAAACTCGCGATCAACTCACTGCTGCTGTCCATGGCAACAGCCTTGTCCGAAGCGCTGGTTCTGGCAGAACGCGCCGGGATCGACCGCGCCGCCGCCTACGACGCCTTCACCCAGAGCGCGGCCGCGGCACCCTTCGTGCTCTACAACCGCGACAACTTCGTACGACCACAGGAAGCGGCCATCCACATGACGCTGTCGCTGGTCGCCAAGGACCTGACGCTGATCGACGCCCTGGCATCGTCCGTGGGAGCGCCCATGGCCCAACTGGACGCGAACCGCAAGCTCATCGACCAGGCGATGGCCGCAGGACTGGAAGACCGCGACGGCGTCTCCGTCCTGGCCGAACTCCTGCGGCACAACGCCACGACCCAGGCACGACAGCAGCCGGGACAGCCGAATCCCAGCCGTTGATGAGCATGCGCCGAGTGGCAGGGAGGGCTTGCGCACCTGCCCTGTTCATGTGGCACGCTCACCGGCGTCCGGCCGGTCGCAATGGCTCCGGTCGCGTCACCAGGTTGGACCGTGGAAAGGCACCGCTATGCGCATCGGACTGCTCGGCACCGGCCCTTGGGCCCGGATGGCACACGCCCCCGCCCTCAGTGGGCACGACGCGTGGGACTTCGCGGGCGTCTGGGGCCGCCGCCCCGACGCCGCCAAGGAGTTGGCCGACCAGCACGGCGTACCGGCCTACGACGATGTCGACGCCCTGCTCGCGGACGTGGACGCCGTCGCCGTGGCACTGCCGCCGTCGATCCAGGCCGAGTTGGCGGTGCGGGCCGCGCGGGCGGGTCGGTATCTGCTGCTGGACAAGCCCCTCGCGCCGACGGTGGAGCAGGGACGGGCCGTGGTCGACGCGGTGCGCGAGACCGGGGTCGCGTCGGTCGTGTTCTTCACCACCCGCTTCCAGCCGGAGACCGAGGCGTGGATCACCGAACAGGCAGCCGCGGAGGGCTGGTTCACCGGCCGGGCCGAGTGGCTCGGCTCGGTGTTCACCAGTGACAGCCCGTTCGCGGCCTCGCCCTGGCGACAGGAGAAGGGCGCGCTGTGGGACGTGGGCCCGCATGCCCTGTCCGTGCTGCTGCCGGTCCTCGGTGACGTCCGCCGGGTTGCCGCGGCCGTGCGGGGTCCCGGCGACACGGTCGTGCTGGTCCTCGACCACGTCGGCGGTGCGTCCAGCACGCTGACGCTGAGCCTCACCGCGCCGACCGCGGCGGCGGGAGCCACGGTCGAACTGCGCGGTACGGCCGGGGTGACCAGCCTTCCGAACAGCTCGGGCGACGCGGTGTCCGCCCTGGTCCGGGCCGCCGACGCGCTGGGCGAAGCCGTACGCACAGGTCGGCCGCACCCGTGCGACGCGCTCTTCGGGCTCCGGGTCACCGAGATCCTGGCCGAGGCCGAGGCGATGGTGGACAGCGAGCCTGTCTGATCAGCGGCTTTGATCAGCCACCGGGGTCAGCCACCTGATCACTCGCCACCGGGCGGCTCCTCGTCCTCGTCGAACGGCTCGTCGCTCCACCGGAACCAGGCCCGCTCCCCCTCGATGTGCAGCAGGAACTCCGGTACGGGACCGTCCGGCGAGGTCAGCGTCACCTGTCGGCTGATCTCGTCGTAGGCCTCCTCCCACCGTGCCCAGTGCCCGTCGTCGTCCGCCTTCGTCAGGGCCAGTTCCCGCGCGAACAGCTCCTCCACGTCACCGAACGCCGGACCGGCGGTGAACTTGCCCGACAGCCAAGGGAAGTCGGCGTCGTCGATAAGGATCTCCCCGACCGACTCCTCGCCCGTACGCACCTGCCAGACCTCGCCGACAAACCCCATGCCCGCCTCCATCCCGCCGTAGATCGACCTGCCGCCAGGATGGCACCCGGCACTGACAGTCGGCCCGGAACTGATGACAGCCCGGGCCGACCGCCATATGCCCCTACGGATCTACGGGCCTATGGGTCTGTGGGTCTGTGGGTCTACGAATCGACGCGTCTACCCGACGAAATTGAAGCTGGCCCGTTCCCGGATGACCGGATAGCCGACCTCGGCGAAGTGCGCGGCCATCGGGAAGTTGCCCTGGTCCGTGGCCGCCGCGATGAACTCGGCGCCGCGCTCGACGAGATAGTGCGTGCACTCGGCCAGCAGGTCCCGGGCGTAGCCATGACCGCGCTGTTCCGGCACGACTCCGATGAAGCCGATGCACGGGCCCGACGGATTGTGGGCCGGGATGTGGATGCCCGCGAGGTCTCCCTCGGGGGTGCGTGCGACCTGCCACCACTCGCGCGGGGACGGGCACCAGCGGAAGAAGTCGATCTCCTCCTGTGCGGCCTTCTCAACTCCCCCTTCTCGGATGGCCCGTTGGGCGTGGGCGTCGAGGGTGACGGAGTGGATGCGGCGCAGCGCGTCGACGAAGACGTCGTCGTCCGGTTCGGGGGCGAAGACGAGACGGCCGGGGCGTTCCGGCAGGCCGCATTCCGAGGTCCACCGGTAGATGAAACGCTCGACCAGGAGGTCGTAACCGGCCGCGCGCAGAGCGCTGAAGCGTGCTTCGGCCGCCGCACGGAGTCCGGGGCTGTCGCGCCACCCTGCGGGCAGGTTCAGTTCCACGTCGACGCGCCAGGGGGTGCTGCGCAGGAGTTCGGCCCCGGCCTCCTCCTCGC
This window of the Streptomyces sp. N50 genome carries:
- a CDS encoding NAD(P)-dependent oxidoreductase, whose translation is MDALPTLAVIGIGRISRPMVVRLRRAGHSVTVTNRTRARALDVAAETGARVLGTPREAATSADIVIVCLTDDTAVGEVYHGPDGILAGVRPGTTVLETSTIAPQTVRTLAPLVRERGATLLGTPVSGSVELATRGELTFLVGGPEEALDQVRPVMDVLATRVLHFGESGNGNIVKLAINSLLLSMATALSEALVLAERAGIDRAAAYDAFTQSAAAAPFVLYNRDNFVRPQEAAIHMTLSLVAKDLTLIDALASSVGAPMAQLDANRKLIDQAMAAGLEDRDGVSVLAELLRHNATTQARQQPGQPNPSR
- a CDS encoding GNAT family N-acetyltransferase, with the protein product MTDLVIRALDESDAHLFDTLPDPLGARAAHRLTTWRPDWQRVALRDGTVVARAAWWGGPNDTEPLAVDCFDLIEGEEEAGAELLRSTPWRVDVELNLPAGWRDSPGLRAAAEARFSALRAAGYDLLVERFIYRWTSECGLPERPGRLVFAPEPDDDVFVDALRRIHSVTLDAHAQRAIREGGVEKAAQEEIDFFRWCPSPREWWQVARTPEGDLAGIHIPAHNPSGPCIGFIGVVPEQRGHGYARDLLAECTHYLVERGAEFIAAATDQGNFPMAAHFAEVGYPVIRERASFNFVG
- a CDS encoding Gfo/Idh/MocA family oxidoreductase, which produces MRIGLLGTGPWARMAHAPALSGHDAWDFAGVWGRRPDAAKELADQHGVPAYDDVDALLADVDAVAVALPPSIQAELAVRAARAGRYLLLDKPLAPTVEQGRAVVDAVRETGVASVVFFTTRFQPETEAWITEQAAAEGWFTGRAEWLGSVFTSDSPFAASPWRQEKGALWDVGPHALSVLLPVLGDVRRVAAAVRGPGDTVVLVLDHVGGASSTLTLSLTAPTAAAGATVELRGTAGVTSLPNSSGDAVSALVRAADALGEAVRTGRPHPCDALFGLRVTEILAEAEAMVDSEPV